The genomic window TTCCACTGTGGTACGTCTTCGTCTACTACCCAAGCATTGACTTCAGTTATCATTCCACCCTGATGACTATGACCTCCAATGACAACTAGCTTATCTCCGCATGATCTAAAGGCCATTCCCCATCCATTTACCGAGGTTACTCGATCAGGAAGGCTTCCAATGGTGACCCATGAGTTTATATCTTTAACATATCTTTTTACTACATGTTGTGCATAATCGGCAGCAAATAATACATTGTTTACAACAGCAATTAAAGGAGGTGCCTCACCACTAACTGGATTTGCACCATCGCCTCCATTTCGAGATGGGCACATGTTAGGTATTTTGCGCCACTCTCTTGTCTTCAAATCAAACTCCTCACCACAGGTTAACTGTGTTGTATTGTCAACTCCAACCCCACCAAGGACATAAAATTTTCCATCCATAAACACAGCCGAACACATTCTCCTCGGTGTGTTCATGTCTGGAAGAACCTCCCAAGTACCGGTATCTGAATTATAAAGCTCAGAAGAGCTCAAAATGTTGCCATGTTGATCACAACCACCGGCTAATATTGCTATTTCTTCGAGGCTTGCAGAACCAAACAAACATCTTGAAGTATTCAATTTCATTCCCTTCACCCATGAATTTGTCAGAATACTATACTTATAGATGGAATGACCCGTTATTTCTCTTCCAAAAACAAGAAGCTCTGTACCAACAGTTAATGACTCCTTGTTTGAAAGCATAAAACATATATTGGAATTCATTTTAGGCAATTGCATCAACCGATTATGATTTGGATCAAACACCTCCCACTTAAGGACATCACAAGAAAAGTAAATCCAATGTTCAATTATTCCCATTTTCCGTCGAAGTTGAAACAATTGTCCATTCTTAATGAGTGATCGAAAACTTCGGTTCAATACAGCAATTGAGCCATAATCAGACCTTGACAATCGAACAAGACAATTGAGGGAGGCATCATAATCGAGCCGAGGAATAAGCAAACTTGACTCATCTGCATTTTTGTGGACATTCTTCTGCTTGTCCCCTTCCATAGAATCgtctaaaattttaattgactTTCTCGACATGGCTTTTTATTCTTCTACTTCCttcaaatcaaaatattttataagtaaattggAAAATCACAATCAAcaaaaatagttgaaaaaaactccattaattaaatattgaatgTAAAATCACAAACACTCTTTTCGGATATAACAATTCACATATGCATTATAGAAATTAGTGAACATCGAATAAGCAATATATACTAGCTCATCCATaacaataatcaaaatcaaaacaataataagAAATGAGACACGCTGTCCTAAAAACggaattttttcaaaattagaTGCTTACACACAACCTAGCATAAGAGTTTGTATaaaaaactagttttttttttaagaatcaatcaaataaaaaacaattattcaaACTATGGCGACATGCATACCCAAATTCAAAGATTGAAACATACCATCAAAACGAAGAAAAACGTGTATATTTTTCGTTGTTACGAATCCTACATGCCCTTTTTCTATGTCATTCTATATGCCTTAAAATTGTAGGAAaaaactcaagaaaaaaaaaaagacgagacaaaaaaaaacgaattctaaacaattttttttagaaattaacCTGAGTGTTTTTCAGTTTGAGGGTACTTTTGGTTCTCTTTCACACTCCCTCTTTTTAGAACTTCTCCATTCTGTGCGAGTGACAATTTTCTGGCGTTAATATTAGGTATTGGAGTTCataattatttgttaatatAATCATTTAAATATTGTGATAAAAATACTATTTCTAATTGAAAAATTGTGGTCAAAgtcaaatattaaatttatggTAAAATTGTGGTCAAAgtcaaatattaaatttatggtaaaattgtaattataattgtaaaaattggtcaaatttttCAGTCAAGTAtaaaatttttagtcaaaatatattttccttaaacattaaatttaattattaaaaattgtaatactaattattaaaatactatATTCAAGAAGTTTTatgtagtaaaaaaaatgtagtcaAATATTTTACATCTTTTAATTATACAtattacagtaaaaaaaattatacatataaACATACATTAATTACTCAATCAAAATATCCAAACATAGTCTTACAACATCTCTCCAATAGTGATATCACTatgagtatcatacattactaataAGTGGTTCCTACGATGCTATATAATATTTATGTAACACATAtatattttgctccaatggtaaTACCACTTTGGGTATTATACATTAGTTACAGGTGGttcattctatatttatttttttaacttaaattaatgatacggtaccttaaaTAAAGTACGGTATATATcataaattttgatattttctaTGCCACATCATGAAACTCTAATTGGTAAAGATGACCACCAAAATCATATATAATCTCATAAATATCAAACAAtgagaatagttttttttttcacggtTCTTATATTTCAATTTCCCAAACCATGAGGGATGACAAAAGATTGAATATTTGGActattattagtaaaaaaaaaaaaaaatggttcaattttttatgcTAGCAGGGCCTCATGTTTATTATACATGCTATAACTTTCAAGTTAGAGCAACAAACATACCGTGAGTTGGTTCTCCTCATTATGATCAATATATTGACTCTAATTAATGaatatttagaaaaaatatatatatcgtaagaaaaattagattttttacATCAGATACATTTATGTAAAATAAttgtcgattttttttttttgaaaatatatgcaTAGTTTAACCTTTTTTTGTAGTTAAAGAGGATTAATgcccaaaaagaaaagaactatAGAgttacataaatatatttagGCATGCAAGCCCCATATATATCACAAAAAAGAAGACTAAAAATCGCATTAGGAGGGGTCTCGGTAACATGAACGTTAAAAGAATCCAAAGAGAAGCTAAAATTAGACAGCAAATCAACATTTCTATTTTGCTCTCGCCAAGTATGATTAAACTGCACGTACTAGTCAGTTCAATTTTAAAAGCTCTTGAATACGGCGCACCAAGGTAGGCGGATTACCAGTTATTTTAACTTTCTCCAAGATCATGTCAACCAGACTTTTTGAGTCACTTTCCACTTGAAGGTGGTGGAAACCCTAACTCCAAGCAAGCTGCATTCCCAAGTACATTTCCCACATTTCGGCGGTGAGAGTTTCACAGGTTCCTATTTTGCACGAGTATCCTTTAATCCATTTGCCATCCGATTTTCATCCAATGACATTATATATAGCATTGATTAATCCTAACAAACTAATCAATGACTCATCATCCTTCTAAATCTTTTTAAGAACAAGATTAATCTCACCTAGTGTATCTTATGCCCTTTCACTCAACCTGGACCTGATTCTCTAGTGAGACTCAGAGTACCCAAACTAAGAGCAACTCCAACATTGGTACTTTGAGGTAGTATGCCAGCCTGGAGAATAATTTTGGATGATATTAGCTAAAATTTATTATTGGAGTATTCCAACGTGGCATCACCGTGCTTTCAATATATGCAACGACACTTTGAGCAAGATTTTCATGGTCATGTGACCATATAGTCACACTtacatatttgtttattatttatgaaataattaaaagaataaagtTGTACCATTAGAGTAAAAATAAATGAGTTGTTTGATGTGGCTCTAATATgaccctttttttttaagaagctaaattagctcactcaaattggcaccagCAAGATGCTCTAATATGACCCATAAGATAACATTTGTAGGATTTACTATTGGAGGTGCTCTAACAAACGATCCAAAACAGCTCTGCATTGCAAACCACTTAAGTGCAACTCTTCTTCCCCAATTGCAACCACAACAGAGAGAAAATGCGAGGACTGCCACCAGAATCCGCCACCGGACTGAACTTGTCAGATCACCCCCAGGATCAAAGACAGTTACTGGAGGTGTGGTTGATCGAACCGAGGCAAACAAAAACCACTCAAAGCTTTTTGACGGAGACGGGTGGATTTAGACACACCCAATTTTTCTCTTGTTAGATAATAGGTATTGAGCTTATAAGTGTTATTGGGCTTATAAGTTTTGTATATCTTTTAGTATTCTAGTCTTTTaagttgttatatatatatatatatatatatatatatatatatatatatatatatatatatatatatatggggtgggatcaaattacaccggtgtaacatttgagtaatgttacaccgctcaataacggtttaacgaatataaattttacaaaatccaccgttagattgaaagcttatatcgtatagatcatccatgttgaattttacaaaaatctaaaatcgtttgatatgttattgagaccgatgaagattaatggtttatgcgtttttattgaataccgttaattttgatctatctcaaaaacatataaaacgattttagatttttatacaattcaacatagatgatctatacgatataagctttcaatccaacggttgattttgtaaaatttgtattcgttaaagcgttattgagcggtgtaacattactcaaatgttacaccggtgtaatttgatccctaccatatatatatatatggagtgTATCCGGTGAGAACTGATAATTATTATGAGAAACGAGAACTATTAATAATATCCATAAGATTTAATTAACGCATCAGATTAAAATACTCTCACTCACTTAAAATATCATACGATTATATTTGTGAGCATTAGAAAAtctttctatatataaatttttcctaattttcttttcttcttcttctttttcttctttttttttttgtatcttttCCTAAATTTCTCTGttctatttttttctctttcaattttcaactcTCTTCAACTTTACCTTTTTCTCTTCTTTATATTAAACATTCATCAAGTTTATGATTTACTACATTACAAAGCTCTCATTTTTTTCTCATGAGGGTCATCTCATTCTCCACCGCTCCAATTTGACAATCTAATAATCACAGCATGAAGTCTTTCTTTTTCAGTGAGAAGTGAAAATCGGCTCTGAAATTGCTGAACCAACAAGCAAATTTTGGCGTTAAACTCTATTGGCTCTATATCGAGTGAAGGATTTGAACAAACTTAGAGATGTAACCCAGTGATTCCAATATCCtttactaaaaaaatgaaatcaaataaaagaTTAGGAAAGATTTATATATAGAATGATTTTCCAATCtcacaaatataatcatatGAGATTTTTAGTGAGTGGAATATTTTAATCTGATGCATTAATTAAATCTTAAGGTTACAATTAATAGTTATCgtttctcatatatatatatatatatatatatatatatatatatatatatatatatatatatatatatatatagagagagagagagagagagagagatcgtTGTAACCAGGGGGGACCCAACTATAAATTATCAGTGTGGCTAAAAAATTTagatactattaaaaaaaatcttcattctGAAAATTCAATTAAATAACAAACCATATATGAGATTACTACTCATACAACATGTATTCATAAAAAAGAACAacaataaaccaaaaaatttctattcaaaaaaagaaatcaacaaCTATATCtaaaaaaccacaaaatttctattcgaaAAAAAAAGGACTATAACTTATCGAATATCTGTTAAATCTTGCATATCGCTATTGTTTGATGTTTCGGAAGATCCTACcttggaccaaaatatatagaacccAAAATTATACtactttatagtttatttttatattaatccAATTTTACTCGTATTAtcttatttgaaaaattaaatatcatatgttagtgcaattgctaattttactcaatactacaaattcaattaattatccactgttttttttcaaacaaagtcaaagttgaatattataaaattaaactatacaacttaaaataatactctATGTATAACAAAATAGTTAAAATCACCAATAATAGATTATGAATTAATATTTGCACCGATACTTAAACTAATATATGTACCGAGAGACTTacaatcattaataataaactctaaactaatatttacattaatatttgtacaaatatgtatataaaatgtctaaaaattgtttttaattttttaattttttttaaaaaaaaaaaaatttgagctGGGCTGGTGTGGTCACACCAAGCCTTACATAGGTCCGCTACAACTTGTaaccttttattttatgcaaGTAATACAAATGATATTTCATTGAACTCAAGTCTCGCTTTGTCTTTTGGTATTTTGTATTGATTTTAACACCTCTATCCCATGACACTTGCAGAGGAGATTGTGTATCATGGTTGTTGATCGAAATCAGCACCGGAGAACCAAAAATGCGCTCATTGCCGCTGGGGTAAAAAACACATACGCCATTACCAAAAATCGTCGccagaaatttcaccttaaaagtgaataagtgtcCGGGGATTCAAACCTCAACTTCTATATAATATATGCAATGTTCTTACCAACTAAGCTAAACTCAGTGGAATATTGACTACCTAGATTTTAACCTAAATATTATTAACCAATATATATACTTCAACTAACTAGAAATCAAGATTAGTGATAACTGCTTCACACAATTAGGTAGGTGATCTCATCATAGAAAAACAATCCTAATAGATTTTACATACATAAACATTTTACatacataaaaattatgattttacaTATCGAAACGGCATATTGAAACGGTAAAATTTACATACAATTTTTAGATGTGCTATCATTCattcttaatttttatgtatGTAAAATCATAATTTGTTAGtaatcgttagttgatttagtGGCGATTGGTGTTGAATTAGGTAGGGATGGCCACAGTTCGATCTCTCGCAAATACGATCGCGAAGGGATCGgaactacttgatgtcagaactgacatCCGAATCAGATTAGTTGATGGTGAAAAACCAagtgcaaaaaaaaatcatagtttGTTGAAAATGTTATTGTTAAATCACTACATTAGATTCTCAGCAactactaattaatttttttttaatcattaggTACTACATAGAAACCTACAGCTAGCAGCATCTAATTAATTGGCATCCTTTCAAAAAGCCTAATCATAAGCTAATTTGTTTTATCACCAATATATTTTCTTTGTCTTGGGTTTGAGATTACCATCTTAATTCTTAACCTCATTCTAATTAATTGTACTCATGCATAGTAGACATGGACTAATAATAAACACTTTTCCACTGGGTTTCTTCCTAGCTCTTTTTATTCTTCCATGGGGTTCGATGTATATTCATGTTTGCTTTTGTCACATTCCTACCATAACCAATTTTATAGTGTCATTGCTCTTATCAATCAGGCATATTTTGATGCTAGAGCCAAGGCCATGCTTATGTAAAATAATACAtaatcaagaaagaaaaataaaactcagTAACATATTGAAACCATATTCTGGTACCAACAAATGAATCTTATTCTACGTCAAATTGCGGTCATTTATTACTTACTTGCAGGAGAAATTTTAATCATCTTTTGCTGAAGATTTTAATGTGGGCCATTGTTCAGTCACACATGTACAATATGTGCATTCAATTTTAGAATGTCTGTCTCAATTGGATTTGAATTTTATGCATTAAAAAGTTCATGTTTTCTGGACTTTAGTAGTTGTTGAATTAAGATAGACGGTGCATAAAacatatacttatttttaaaaaaaaatctaaaatttaaaatttgtattatcTAATCTCAATCCAACAACTATCAAAATTCTAACTTTGACTTCTTTATCTATTCtaactttaaagaaaaaaaagtgagaTGGGGTGGGTGATTGGAAATGTAAAGATAGTTGTTCTTCATGGCTTCACCCTTGTATTTTTCACACTAGAAAAACATACTACTAAAACATATCTTCaggtaaaatttacactatccGAAGATAACATCTGGTAAGATCGATTTGTACTATCAAAAGATATCTTTCTGGTAAGATTTGCACTAtcgaaaaatatatttcattgaATAAGAGAACATGAAGGGATTCTGATCAATTTAAGATGGCAAAGCAACAATCAAATGTAAAAATAGGATGGTGGGAATAACAAacccaaatttattttgtaaatggAACTTAACATGCTTGGGCCCAACCCAATATATGGTGATACTTTTTTGCGGGGGGCGTACTTTTTGTGCACCCCCTACTTTTCTAATTTTACCCCTTCCACTACTTTATTAGCGAACAttgtaaaaatgagaaaattagaATAAACattgttcgctacttaagtagagaactaGCTAACATCCCTATACATGAAATTTTAATGATTTTACattgttcgctacttaagttgTGTTCTCAACTTAACTACCTAACACCCTCTATACATGAAATTTCAGGATTTTACACCATTctctaaaattaattaaatgaacCACATCTAATTTCAAAATCTTCAACCACATCTCTAAAGAGGATAATAGAGTACAAtgtaaaatcttgaaatttCATGTATAGTaggccaattagggttcccattattttGAAATGGGTCATCATGACATTCACTCATATTGAGCTCatatctaattaattaattaatttctaacTATAAATCCAACTGgtcttttaactttatttgatcacttaatcaattaaggttcataattaataaataactTTATTTTGCATGTTCTCTCTCAAAAGGTGTGAATATAAGTTTGGTGTGTCACATATTCCACAAGTCCTTGGCTGTGCCTCTCTAATAAATTGTACCAACAAGATAAAATCTAGCACACTATTTTTTTGATGTGATGGCAATGCCTCATTGGTGAATGGAACAAGAGAGTCACAGGCATAATCCAATCAGCACCACTACCATATATTATGTGGTTCATATCCACTTATTTATATTGCAATACAATCCATAATGTACCTTACCATTTTTCAATTCAGTTACAAATTCCACACCATCCATGTctcatttatatgatataaactatcataaattattatatatatcaaattgtTAATTTCCTTGGAAGAATTTTAGTATTAATTTCTACAACTCTATATGGCCTCTTTAATGCTTAGTGGTGCTGAAAATATTAAGCTTATTAACAGCATAGTTCCATCTGGATTAGGTTCTGTGAGTCTTAACTTTCACAAGAAGTGTTTCTTAAGAAAAAATGCAGTTTCATACGGTAACAAATACAGGACTATAAACTTGACACCGAGATGCAGTGTCTCGTCGACAAGGCCTTCTTCTCAGCCAAGATTCATCCAACACAAGAAAGAAGCATTTTGGTTCTACAGGTTTTTGTCTATTGTATATGATCATATAATAAATCCAGGTCATTGGACTGAAGACATGAGAGAAGAGGCACTTGAACCTGCTGATTTGTATGACCGGAATATGCGAGTTGTTGATGTTGGAGGAGGAACTGGATTCACTACTCTTGGTATTGTGAAGCATGTTGATGCTAAAAATGTTACAATTCTTGATCAGTCTCCTCATCAGTTGGCTAAGGCTAAGAAGAAGGAAGCATTGAAAGAATGTAAGATAATTGAAGGTGATGCAGAAGATCTTCCTTTTCCGACTGATTATGCCGATCGATATGTTTCTGCTGGAAGGTATTGTGTgttcacaattttttcttcacaaTAACTATGCATCCTCTTAGAATTTCGGGTTAGGTCTAACTCAACTCTTATAAAAGTGATGTGTAACATGAGGACGGTCTAATCcatcacttataaacatattttcagGCATTATCTCGTCTACgtctttcatttttatttttctttaagcaAAAATATATGAATTGTCTTGGCATGAATTTTGTTAGAATAGCAACCTAGTTTAAAAGTAAAGGATATGAAAAAAAACGTAAATAGAGagttgttggaacatgatgaataATTGgaggaaacttggtattgaagtaaacacattGTGTTAGAACCATGTATAGTGTGAATTGGAAAAAAGACTctttaagtctcacattgctaagatcacactacttggtagtgtttatataccacaaagtggcaaccaagggtgtgcccttgaggtacccacttttgtaagaaagggagatcgcacacaatgtcgaatatcacacacgTGCGCCGCCACTGCCGTCCAGCTCGGGACGGGCTgggcttaatttttttaatactaagagaaagaaaattttgaaatttccttttatgtgtgtcccttaattcgcacatgttaaatgtgcttagacCAAGC from Trifolium pratense cultivar HEN17-A07 linkage group LG1, ARS_RC_1.1, whole genome shotgun sequence includes these protein-coding regions:
- the LOC123896574 gene encoding F-box/kelch-repeat protein At1g74510-like gives rise to the protein MSRKSIKILDDSMEGDKQKNVHKNADESSLLIPRLDYDASLNCLVRLSRSDYGSIAVLNRSFRSLIKNGQLFQLRRKMGIIEHWIYFSCDVLKWEVFDPNHNRLMQLPKMNSNICFMLSNKESLTVGTELLVFGREITGHSIYKYSILTNSWVKGMKLNTSRCLFGSASLEEIAILAGGCDQHGNILSSSELYNSDTGTWEVLPDMNTPRRMCSAVFMDGKFYVLGGVGVDNTTQLTCGEEFDLKTREWRKIPNMCPSRNGGDGANPVSGEAPPLIAVVNNVLFAADYAQHVVKRYVKDINSWVTIGSLPDRVTSVNGWGMAFRSCGDKLVVIGGHSHQGGMITEVNAWVVDEDVPQWNLLAIVQSGNFVYNCAVMGC
- the LOC123911864 gene encoding 2-methyl-6-phytyl-1,4-hydroquinone methyltransferase, chloroplastic-like isoform X1; the protein is MASLMLSGAENIKLINSIVPSGLGSVSLNFHKKCFLRKNAVSYGNKYRTINLTPRCSVSSTRPSSQPRFIQHKKEAFWFYRFLSIVYDHIINPGHWTEDMREEALEPADLYDRNMRVVDVGGGTGFTTLGIVKHVDAKNVTILDQSPHQLAKAKKKEALKECKIIEGDAEDLPFPTDYADRYVSAGSIEYWPDPQRGIKEAYRVLKIGGKACLIGPVHPTFWLSQFFADMWMLFPKEEEYIEWFKNAGFKDVKLKRIGPKWYRGVRRHGLIMGCSVTGVKPLSGDSPLQLGPKVEDLEKPVNPLVFLSRLILGAIAATYYTILPIYMWIKDQIVPKGRPI